The DNA region GCCGGAGGAGTAGGCGCCCCGGCGGACGGCGGCCACCGGGTCGTCCGGCATCAGCAGGAAGCAGAGCAGGCCGGTGGCGAGCGCCTCCTCGGCGATCCAGCCCTCGCCGGTGGCCAGGCACGGGTCCGCCTCGACGTCGGGCGCGGCCAGCGCGGCGGTGAGCCGGTCGAGGACGGCCAGGCAGTCGTCCCAGCCCCGGGCGATGAACTCCTCCGGGGTGCGGTCCTGGGCGCGCTCGGCGAGGTCGCCGAGCCAGGTCCGGTCGTACCGGGTGCGGTTGGCCAGGGCGTAGGCCCGCAGGGCGGCGGGCAGGCCGGCCGGCGGCAGGCCTTCGGCGAGCTTGCGCACGGCGTGGGCGGTGAGGTCGCTGGCGGCCAGCGCGGTGGGGTGGCCGTGGGTGAGCCCGGACTGGAGCTGGGCGGCGCCGGCGGCCTGGGCCGGGGTCAGGTCCCGGACCAGGCCGAGCGGGGCGACCCGCATGTTGGCGCCGCAGCCCTTGGAGCCGATGTCGCTCGCCACCTGCCAGGGGCGGCCGGGCTTGCTGAGCCGGTGGCAGGAGGCCAGGCAGGTGTTGCCGGGGGCCCGGTTGTTGTCCGGTGAGCGCCACCAGTCGACGAACTCCTCGCGCACCGGCCGCTCCAGCCGCAGCGGGGCGAGCGGCCCGCGTTCCAGGGCGGTGCGCAGGCCGCGTGCCAGGGCGAGCGTCATCTGGGTGTCGTCGGTGATCAGCCCGTTCGCCGGGAACGGGAGCCGCCGCCAGTCGGGCCACTCCCACGCGATCTGCTCGACGTCCTGGAACTCGGTCGGCTTGCCCATCGCGTCGCCGATCGCCAGGCCCAGCAGTGCGCCCGTCGCCTTGCCCCCGCCCATGCCGCCACTCCCCCTCGTCCGACCGGGGTGTCCCGACCGGTCGGACCTCGGCCGGTCAGACCTCGACCAGCAGTTCCTTCAGCCCCCGGATCACGTAGCCCGGGCTCCACTCGGGCTCGCGGACCAGCCGCAGGCCCGGCGCCCGGCGCAGCAGCGCGCCGTACGACTCGGTGAGCTCCAGTCTGGCAAGCGGGGCGCCGAGACAGAAGTGGATTCCCGCGCCGAAGGTGACGTGCGGGTTGTCGGCGCGGCCGAGGTCGAGCCGGTCGGGGTCGGTGAAGCGCTCCGGGTCGCGGTTGGCCGAGCCGAACAGCAGGGCGACCTCCGAGCCGCGGGGGACGGTGACGCCGCCCACCTCGACGTCCTCCAGCACCCAGCGCTCGAACATCTGCAGCGGGGTGTCCCAGCGCATCAGTTCCTCGACGGCGGTGGGCAGCAGCCCGTCGGCGTCGGCGCGCAGCCGGGCCAGCTCGCCCGGGTTGCGGAACAGCGCCCACCAGCCGTTGCCGGTGGTGTTGACGGTGGCCTCGTGGCCGGCGTTGAGCAGCAGCACGCAGGTGGAGATCATCTCCTGCTCGCTGAGCGCGTCCGATCCCTCCTGGGCCTGGATCAGCGCGCTGACCAGGTCGTCGCCGGGGGTGGCGCGGCGCTCGCGGATCAGGGCGCGCAGGTAGTCGGAGAACTCGGTGCTCGCGGTGACGGCCCGGCGGGCGGCCTCCTCGGTCGGGTTGAGCTCGTACATGCCGGTGATGTCGGCGGACCACGGGCGCAGCAGGTGGCGGTCGGCCTCCGGGACGCCCAGCATCTCGGCGATCACCGCGACCGGGAGCGGTTCGGCGACGGCGCCGATCAGGTCGCCGCCGCCGTCCGCGAGCAGGCCGTCCACCAGTTCGCCGGCGAGCCGCCGGACGGTCGGGCGCAGCCCCTCGACCATGCGCGGGGTGAAGGCCTTGGAGACCAGCCGGCGGATCCGGGTGTGGTCGGGTGCCTCCAGGTCGAGCAGGCCGTTGTCGTTGAGGGTGTGGAACGGCTCGTGCGCCGGGTCGGGCTCGGGGCGGCCGAACTCCTCGTGGCTGAACCGGTGGGTGTAGGTCCGGCCGAGCCGGCGGTCCCGCAGCAGCGCGCTGACGTCCTGGTACCGCGGGACCAGCCACTGCCCGGTGGGCTCGTAGTACGTGGCCGGGGCCCGCCCGCGCAGGTCGGCGTAGGCGTCGTACGGGTGGGCCACGAACT from Kitasatospora sp. NBC_00458 includes:
- a CDS encoding ADP-ribosylglycohydrolase family protein; amino-acid sequence: MGGGKATGALLGLAIGDAMGKPTEFQDVEQIAWEWPDWRRLPFPANGLITDDTQMTLALARGLRTALERGPLAPLRLERPVREEFVDWWRSPDNNRAPGNTCLASCHRLSKPGRPWQVASDIGSKGCGANMRVAPLGLVRDLTPAQAAGAAQLQSGLTHGHPTALAASDLTAHAVRKLAEGLPPAGLPAALRAYALANRTRYDRTWLGDLAERAQDRTPEEFIARGWDDCLAVLDRLTAALAAPDVEADPCLATGEGWIAEEALATGLLCFLLMPDDPVAAVRRGAYSSGDSDSIACLAGAFAGAHLGADAWPAEWVERIEHRDELLAFGGLWD
- a CDS encoding cytochrome P450 produces the protein MTTTAKFDPWSAEFVAHPYDAYADLRGRAPATYYEPTGQWLVPRYQDVSALLRDRRLGRTYTHRFSHEEFGRPEPDPAHEPFHTLNDNGLLDLEAPDHTRIRRLVSKAFTPRMVEGLRPTVRRLAGELVDGLLADGGGDLIGAVAEPLPVAVIAEMLGVPEADRHLLRPWSADITGMYELNPTEEAARRAVTASTEFSDYLRALIRERRATPGDDLVSALIQAQEGSDALSEQEMISTCVLLLNAGHEATVNTTGNGWWALFRNPGELARLRADADGLLPTAVEELMRWDTPLQMFERWVLEDVEVGGVTVPRGSEVALLFGSANRDPERFTDPDRLDLGRADNPHVTFGAGIHFCLGAPLARLELTESYGALLRRAPGLRLVREPEWSPGYVIRGLKELLVEV